One Dehalococcoidia bacterium genomic window carries:
- a CDS encoding CopG family transcriptional regulator codes for MRPSGVAKVTISLPKGLLAVADGLARERAKTRSGVIAELLEKEERARVEALMEQGYREMAEEDRRLAEEAFPLAGEMMRKSTRWDERADG; via the coding sequence ATGCGTCCGTCAGGCGTCGCCAAAGTCACCATCAGCCTGCCTAAAGGTCTGCTTGCTGTGGCCGACGGGCTGGCCAGAGAGCGCGCCAAGACCAGAAGCGGCGTAATCGCCGAACTTCTGGAGAAAGAAGAGCGCGCCCGCGTCGAAGCGTTGATGGAGCAGGGCTACCGGGAAATGGCCGAGGAGGACCGCCGCCTTGCCGAGGAGGCATTCCCGCTCGCCGGCGAGATGATGCGCAAGAGCACGCGGTGGGACGAGCGCGCCGATGGTTAA